The region CAAAAAAATATGATGTTCCGGTTGAAGAAATTATAAAAGCGAATAAAATAAAGGACGGTAAGATAAAAGCAGGTCAGGTCTTAAGAATACCTGTTAAAGAGGTGACATTAAGGTAGATGATTAAGAGAAGGAAAACAAGAGAGATAGATGTTGGTGGTGTAAAGATTGGTGGGGATAATCCCGTTGTAGTCCAGTCAATGACAGACACAAAAACACATAATATTGAGGAGACCCTCTCACAGATAAAAAGGCTCGCAGATGCAGGCTGTGAGATCATAAGGGTTGCTGTCCCAACTGAAAAAGATGCTGAAGCCCTAAAGGAAATAGTCAAAAGATCACCTATACCTGTTATAGCTGATATACATTTCTCACCAAGAATAGCATTCACAGCACTGGAAAGCGGGATACACGGTATAAGACTGAACCCAGGAAACATAAACGATGAAGGAAAGATAAGGGAGATACTTCAGGAATGTAAGAAAAAGAATATAACAGTCAGATTAGGCGTAAACTCAGGATCACTTGAGATGGGTATACTTGAGAAGTACGGGTTTCCTTCAGGTGAGGCACTTGCAGAGAGTGCTCTGAACTGGTCTGAATTCTTTGAGAAAGTGGGATTTACAAAATTTAAGGTTTCCATAAAAGGCTCTGATGTTCTCCAGAATATTGAGGCGAATAAGATCTTTGCAGAAAAAACTGATATACCCCTTCATATAGGAATAACAGAAGCTGGACCTGCAGGGAGAGGATCTGTTAAATCTGCTGTGGGTCTTGGGATTCTTCTTTATATGGGGATAGGCGATACGGTAAGGGTATCATTGACAGCCGATCCTGAGGAGGAGGTAAAGGTCGCCTACCAGATATTACAGTCACTTGGACTGAGAAGAAGAGGAATAGAGATAGTATCCTGTCCAACATGTGGAAGAATTGAGGTTAACCTTCCTGAGGTTGTTAGAAAGGTTGAGGAAAAGCTTGACGGTAAAAACATTCCTATAAAGGTTGCCATTATGGGCTGTGTTGTTAACGCTATAGGAGAGGCGAGAGAGGCTGATATAGGTCTTGCCTGTGGAAATAAATCTGCGATCCTGTTCAAAAAAGGTGAGCCTGTAAAAAGGGTTTCTGAAGATCAGATGATAGATCAGCTTTTAAAAGAGATAGATAACTTAGAGATATAAATGGAAAAGGAAAGTCTACTTCCATACATCGCAGGAATGGTAGAATCTTCAGGAAGTATCACATTCAGGAAGGACAAAAGAACAAAAAACTCTGTCTATCCTGTAATCACAATAAGATCATACGGCAGTGAAAATCTCAAAAGCATAAAAGAGATATTTGGAGGATCAATAATAAAAAAAGGAAGCAGATGGGAGATAGTCCTATCCCACAGGAAGGCTTACAACCTACTAAAAAATATATACAGCTTTCTAATAATAAAAAAGGAAGAGGCTGATCTGGTGTTTGAGCTTTACTCAGACAGATTCACAAAAAAGTACGAACCTGAAAGGAAGAGGAAGATAGTTAAAAAAATGTTAAAATTAAAATCCTTCAGGCTTAAGAGTATAAAAAATGGAGAAAGCTCCGTTCTGAGATGGCTGGAGGAGATAGATGGAAACCCTTGAGATAAAACTTAAAGGCGTTGCTGTTGATGTTTTCTCCCACGAATGGATTGATGAGGATGTTTTAAACAGATCGCCTGTCGTTCTTGAAAAGATTGAGAAGAGAAAAGGTGGATTTACTCTTTTTATGAGATCTGTAACCGGAGCTGTTGAGTGGTACTTCTCAAAAGGACTGACAGTTATTGAGATTAGGGAAAATAAAGGATCTAAATATTTACATATAGAACATGAGGACGGTCAGTACTGGGTTGATCTTCCAGCTGACAACAGAGTTATAAATTTTTTAAAAGAGTTTATGGAGGATCAGGGATAGATGGAAAGGTTAGTTGAGAAAGCTGAGATCCTTATGGAAGCTCTACCTTTTATCACAAAGTTCAGAGGTAAAACATTCGTTATAAAATACGGCGGAAATGCTATGGCAAAGGCTGATCTAAAGGTTGCCTTTGCACAGGACATACTCATGCTCAAGTATATCGGTATAAACCCTGTTATAGTTCACGGTGGTGGACCACAGATTGGACAGATGCTGAAGAGAATGGGACTTGAGAGTAAGTTTGTAGGTGGACTCAGGGTTACAGACAGGGAAACTATGGAAGTTGTTGAGATGGTTCTTGGAGGACTCGTTAACAAGAGTATTGTTATGCTTATAAACAGATACGCAGGAGGTCATATAAGGGCTGTAGGTCTTACAGGAAAGGATGGAGGTCTTATAAGAGCTAAAAAGCTGGATGCTCAGGAGTACTTCAGACAGATGGGAGATTTCAGGCCTACAGAACTTCTTGATCTTGGACATGTAGGTGAGGTTGAGTATATAGACACTCAGATCTTGAAACATCTTGAAGAGGACAACTACATACCTGTTATAGCACCTGTAGGTTTTGATACGGAGGGAAACGCTTACAACATTAACGCCGATTTTGTAGCCTCAGCTGTTGCAGGGGCATTGAAAGCTGAAAAGGTTATATTTTTGACAGATATTGAAGGTCTGAAAGATGAACAGGGGAATACAGTATCATCCATAAACGTTGAAAGGATAAACAGGATGATAGAGGAAGGTGTTATAAAAGGAGGGATGATACCTAAGGTAAAGGCATGTATTCAGGCATTATCGCAGGGCGTAAAGAAAGCCCATATACTTGATGGTAGAATCCCTCACTGTGTTTTACTTGAGATATTTACGTCAGAGGGGATAGGAACTGAGATAGTTTCCTGATCAGGTAAGTGAGATCTCCTCAACTGTAACGAATGTTCCTTTTTCTTTTATAAACTTTATAAGTTTTCTGTATGTCTCATTAGAGCTGAGTGTCTTGCTGTCCCCTATAATGATAACCTTTCTTTTAGCCCTCGTCAGAGCAACATTTAGCCTTCTAAGATCATCAAGAAATCCTATCTCTTCTTCCGGGTTTGATCTTACAAGGGATATAACGATAACCTCTTTTTCCCTTCCCTGAAAACCGTCAACAGTTTTCACCTCAACATCAGGGATTATCTTTTTGAGATAATCCTCATGATCCTTGTAAGGTGTTATAACACCTATATCTTCAGTAAGTACGCCTATCTCCTTCAGTTTTTCCACTATAGATTTAACAGCTTTTGCCTCTTCAGGGTTGTACTTTGATCTGCTTCCCTTCTTCTGCTTCTCTAAAAACTTACCTTCTGTATCAATAAAAACAACAGGGGTATCATCTGTTATTGGGGCATCACCTTCCTTTCCTGTAATATCCGAAAGCTTCCTGTCCTTTACGCTCTCGTCTGATATAAGCTGACCGTCGTAAAACTCCTCAGATGGAAACTGCTTTATAATATCATTCATCCTGTACTGTATCTTGAGCATATATGTGTTTTCCGGGTATATCTTCATAAATCTTTCAAACATCGTAAATGAAAGATCCTTAGCATCAGGATTTAGAACTGTAGGTGGAAGCTGTTTGTGATCTCCAGCCATAACAACCTTAAGTCCTTTTATAACTGGGATAAGACATGAAGGTTCTGTTGACTGTGATGCCTCATCAATAAAGACAACATCAAAAACGTAATCTGATAAAAACTCACTTCCAGCTGTTGAGTTTGTCGCACATATAACCTCTGCACTGTTTAGTATATCGTTTATGATCCTGTCCTCTATCTTTCTTTTTCTATCTGAGAGCTTCTTTATCTCCTTCTGGAGTCTTATCCACTCAGCCATACTTTTTAGTGTCTCTATCCTGTGTCCCCTTACCTTTTTTCCAGATTTTGCGTACTTTAAAATATCACTGTAAGAGAGTCCCCTTCTTCTCTGGGCTGTAGGTTTTTTATAGCTCTCCTGAAGAGATTTTAATTTTTTTATCTTCTTTTCTATACTCCTCACCTCGTTATAATCTGGATGGCTTTCAGCAACAGCATCAAGTGAAACATCAAGTAGCTCCTTCTTGAGCCTTGCAGGATGACCTATCCTTACAACATTAACACCTCTCTCAACAAGGCCTTCAACAATGTTATCAACAGCTGTATTACTGTCTGCTGTGGCTAAAACCCTGTCCCCCTTGCTTACATGCTGGATTATAACCTCTAAGAGTGTTGTTGTCTTACCAGTTCCGGGAGGTCCGTGTATCATGAAAAGCTTATCACTGCATACAGCTTTTTTTACAGCTTCCCTCTGAAACTGATTGAGGCTCTCGTTGAAGAACTGTATCTCCTCTTCGCAGACTGTATATCCGTTATCTCCTAAGACTGTGTCCTCAGGGAAAAATGAGTAGCCTTTCTCAAACATATGTAGTGTTCCTGACATTCTCTTGAATGTTATATCATTAACAAAAAGATCTATTCTCCATTTTTTTCCGGAAGGGAGGATCTGTGAAAACACAACTGTTATAAAATGTTTTCCCTTTTCAAAGACTGTTCCTTCAATACCATCCCTAAGAGGATGCTTTCTGCTGACAAGAACAACATCACCTACATTTATCTGGTGGTCAGGCATATCTTCTTTGAAGAATCTGTAAACCTGAAAATCTCCTATGATCTCCCCTATATACCTTCCCTGAAGACCTAAGATAGCCCTTCCCTTTTTCTGTCTCTCCTTACCTGAAAGGGATAATATCTCGTTAAGATGAAAATCCTTCTCAGCTTCTCTTTCAAGCTCTACAAGGTTTTCCCAGTATGTTACGTATTCCTGTTTATCCTTAAATCTTAACCTCAAACTTTCTCCTTATCTGTTTTTCTTTGCAAGAAGCCAGTAAACGACTCCAAGGGACAACACTATAGCTCCATAACTTAAAAGTTCAAGTGCTTTCTCAGCGGAAAGGGATACAATAAGTATCTTCCTTATAACAGCGGCGAGGGCTACACCTATAAAAGCTCCTATAGCAAAACCGCCACCTTTCAGATGTTTTATCTCTTCCTGCATAAGCTCACTTACAGCCCAGAGGATCAGAAGTGTACCAAGTGTCATAAGTATCCCTTTTTCTATAGGAACGATCCCCATAACAAGCTGGTAAATATCGTAGATGAACAAACCGAGGACAAAGAATGAGACAAGTATAAGTGCACCTACAAGTGTAAAATCAAGCATATCTGAGAACTTTTTTGATATAACAAAGAGCGTTTTCTCAAGTTTTGTCATCACCTGGTATCTGCTAAGCTCCTCTTCTCTGTACGCAGCTGTGAGAATATCAAGATTTATATCAAGAAGCTTTCCTATGGACACAACAAGCTGGTTTCTCTCTTCTGAAAGACCGAACTCCTTATTTATCTTCTCAATAAAAAATCTCCTTATAAAGTTAAAGCTTGCGTTAACATAATGTGTTGGAAGACCTATATCAACATGTTTTTCTCCAATCCTGTAAAGTCTCAGAAAGTATGCGTAATCGTACTTACCTGAAAGGAGATCATCATACCACTCTCTAAGTTTGTCCTGATGTCTCTTTACGGTAGCATCATCTTTCAGAAAGTTTTTTGTCTCAGGAAATCTGAATATGAACTGGTAGAACCTCTCTATGAACTCCTCTTTATACTTTTCCATAACAGGTTTAAGGTAGTTTATATTCTTTATATCCCTTTCAGTAAAATCAAAATCTTTAAGTATCTGTTCAAATCTTTCCATCTAACCCCTCTTTGATGTTTTTTATCATTTATTTCTGTTTAAACAGAGATTAATTTATAACAAAAAGGATGAGGAGACAATGAATTTAGAAGATCTGAAAAAGACAGAGAAAAAGGAAGAGTGTTTCAAGTGTGGAGTTGTTGCTATCCTGTATGAAGATCCAAATATTGAAGGACTATACTTCTGTGAGAAATGCTGGCAGGAGAGGATAAAAACAGAAGAAATAGAAGAATGGGGATTTGATGAAGAAATCCCCTATGAGTGATCTTATTTTTTTCTCTTTCTTCTTTCCATTCTGTTTTTGTATTTAATGACCTTTTTCTTTTTCTTCTTTTTCCTGGCTTCCTGTTCGTCAGTTGTTGCTGTTGCCTCTTTAAGCAGTCTTTCTGTCTCTTCCTCTTTTCTTCTCTGTTCTTCCTGTATCTCCTCTTCAGAAGCTATCTGGACTTTGAACAGATACTCAAGTGTGTTCTGTTTTGTTCTGAAAAGCATATCCTCAAAAAGATTGAAAGCTTCCTTCTTGTACTCAACGAGAGGATCTCTCTGTGCGTAACCTCTCAGATAAACTGACTCTCTCAGTCTGTCAAGCATATGGAGGTGTTCCTTCCATAAAGAATCAAGAACCTGGAGTGTTATGTATCTCTCAAACTCTCTCATAACTTGAGAGCCTGCCTGCTCTTCCTTGTTTTTGTAAAACTGTTCTAACTGCTCAAATATATGATCCTCAAGCTCTTTTCTGTCCCACTCTCTATCCTCAGGTATCTTTACATCAACACCAAGCCACTCTTTAAATGATTTTTCAAGCTCTTTTAACTCCCATTTTTCTTGATACTCCTCAGCAGGTGCGTACTTGTCTATATAGAACAGAGACACATCGTAAAGCCACTGTTTAAGCTCTTCCTGAAGGTTAGCACCTTCAAGTATATCCCTTCTCAGAGAGTATATAACCTGTCTCTGCTTGTTCATAACATCATCAAACTCAAGAAGTCTCTTTCTTATCTGGAAGTTCTGACCTTCTACCCTTTTCTGTGCATTTTCTATAGCCTTTGATACCATCGTACTTTCAATAGGCTCTCCATCAGGTATCTTAAGTCTGTCCATCAATGCTTTGAGTTTATCTCCACCAAATAGTCTTAAAAGATCATCCTCAAGTGATAGGTAAAATCTTGAGCTTCCAGGATCCCCCTGTCTTCCAGCTCTACCTCTGAGCTGGTTATCTATCCTTCTACTTTCATGTCTTTCAGTTCCTATAACAGCAAGTCCACCAAGCTCTATAACCTTTTTCTTCTCTTCCGCTGTTATCTTCTGAGCTTCCTTTAAAGCTTCCTTGTACTGCTCCTCTGTTGCCTTTTCAGGTGTAAGACCTTTCTTTTTCAGTATCTCCTTTGCTAGAAATTCAGGGTTTCCACCAAGTAGTATATCCGTTCCCCTTCCTGCCATATTTGTAGCTATGGTTACAGCTCCTATTCTACCTGCCTGTGCTATTATCTCAGCCTCTTTTTCGTGATGTTTTGCGTTTAATACATGGTGTTTTATACCCTTTTTCTTTAAAAGTGCTGAGAGATGCTCTGATGTCTCAATTGATGCAGTACCAACAAGTATAGGTCTTCCCTGATTGTGTAGTTCCTCAATCTCTTTTATTGCAGCCTCATACTTCTCCCTTTTTGTTTTGTAAACAAGATCAGGATAGTCCTTTCTTATAACAGGTTTGTTTGTAGGTATAACCAGAACATCAAGACCGTAAATCTCCTTAAACTCCTCAGCCTCTGTCTCAGCTGTACCTGTCATACCTGCAAGCTTGTCGTACATTCTGAAGTAGTTCTGGAATGTTATTGATGCTAACGTCTGGTTCTCAGCCTCTATTTTAACACCTTCCTTAGCCTCTATAGCCTGGTGTAACCCGTCAGACCATCTTCTTCCCGGCATAAGTCTTCCTGTAAACTCATCAACAATTATCACCTCTCCATCTTTAACCACATAATCAACATCCCTGTGGAACAGGGTGTTTGCCCTGAGAGACTGTGTTATGGCGTGGAGTATATCTATATTTCTTGGATCGTAAAGGTTTTCAAGATTAAAGTACTTTTCCGCTTTCTCAACACCTTTTTCTGTCAGAACTGCTGTTTTGTTCTTCTCATCTATCTGGAAGTCCTCATCCTTTACAAGTGTTTTAACAAAAGCATCAGCCGAGTAGTATATACTCACATCCTCACCTGATGGACCTGAGATTATAAGGGGTGTTCTTGCCTCATCTATCAGTATTGAGTCAACCTCGTCAACTATAGCGTAATGATGACCTTTTACCTGAACGATCTGATCCTTAGAAAAGACCATATTATCTCTCAGATAATCAAATCCAAACTCATTGTTCGTTCCGTAAGTTATATCGGCCTCATATGCCTGTCTTCTCTCAGCCTCAACAGCCTCAGTAAAGAAGTTCTTTCTCGCCTCTATATTGAACAGCTCTGAAGGAAGAAGCTCTCCTTCATAACCTTTGGGCCATACTCTCATATCTTTTTCAATAGCCTCGTTGAACTTATCCTCATCAACCCATTTAACGATAAATGACTGGTGGTTTGTGTTAATAACACCAACATCAAGACCTAAGAACTTGTATATAGATCCCATCCATACGGCATCCCTTTTTGCAAGGTAATCGTTAACAGTAACAAGATGTACACCTTTTCCTGTAAGGGCGTTCAGATATATTGATATGGAGGCAACGAGCGTTTTACCTTCACCTGTTTTCATCTCAGCAACAGTTCCCTTATGCAGAGCCATAGCACCTATAAGCTGAACATCAAAAGGTCTAAGTCCAAGTGTTCTCTTTGCAGCTTCCTTAACAAGGGCAAATGCTTCAGGGAGAATATCAACCATCTCTCCCTGTGTTATAGCATCCCTTAACTTCTCATCAGATCTTACTTGCTTGATTAGCTGTAAGCTTTTTTCCCTTATCTCCTTGTTTGAAAGACTGTCAAACTCTTTTTCAAGCTGATTTATCTTATCAACAAAAGGTTTTAATTTTTTTATCTCCCTTTCATTTTTTGTACCGAATATCTTTTTGACAAAGAAGCCTATCATCTGGTATTTCTACCTCCAGAATTTAAAATATAGATGAAATTATAACATTATTAATAAGATATGATTTTTTTATATTTAATCTATCTGGACTTCCTTTTTCCTGTTTTTTAGAAATATCTCATAAAAGATAAACCCTGCTATACCTAAAGATATTGATGCGTCAGCTATATTGAACGCAGGCCAGTGGTAATCTTTTATGTAAATATCTATGAAATCCCTTACAGATCCGATAAATATCCTGTCGTAAAGATTTCCGATAGCCCCTCCTGCTATAAGAGAAAGGGAGTAAAACTCCCAGTTTGAAAGCTGTGATCTTTTTATATAGGCGTAAATCATAGTTAAGATAGCTGCTACTGTGGAGGCAATAATAAGAATCAGGATTCTGACAGCTTCAGGAGCTTCTGCAAGAATCCCAAAAGCTGCTCCCCTGTTCCACACCAGTGTAAGATCAAAAAAACCTGGAATAACTGTGATACTGCCGTGAAACAGATACTTAACGGCAATATACTTTGTAATCAGATCAGCAGCTATTATAAAAAAAACCGTGGCAAGAAACTTGTAGTATCTTTCCATATTATTCAGGTATATTCTTGTTTTCTTCTTCTTCCTGGAATGTGTCAGGAATTATATGGTAATAGCTGATATCTTCATTTCTACTTGAGAAGGATTTTATTGTCTCTTCATTCTGACTGCACTCAATACACAGTCTCACCCAGGGAATAGCCTGAAGTCTCTTCTCACCGATTGGAGCTCCGCACTCTTCACAAACGCCGTATGTACCGTTTTCTATCTTTTTAAGAGCGATATCTATTAAAAAGAGTGTTTCCCTTTCTGCCTGTGAGAGTTTGTAAAGAGTCTCCCTGCTCAGTTCAGAAGCAACAATGTCAGCAGCATCATCAACACCTGTTTTCTCGTTAAGGTCTTCACTGTTGTTGTTGGACAGAGACTCAATAATTTCTGATCTTTTCTGTAAAAGCTCTTCCCTGATCTTTTGTAAATCCATGATAAAATCCTCCCGAAAAATAAATGAGCATACTAAATATAATTTTTTTTTATATTTGTCAAGATGTTTGGTCAATATTTTTCATTTATTTTTAAAAATGTTAATATATTAATTTCAGTAAACAACTTTTAAGGGGTTGATATGTTAGCACAGAATATAATTAAATACTGGAAGTTTTTACTCGCTATAGGGATAATACTTGCTGTTGGTGGGCTTTTCATACCTAACCAGATACTTGGAAAGATCGTTGAGTTTACAGGATTTGCTATTCTTGCAGTAACCGCCTATGTTCTCGGCTACAAGATGGCAACAGATGAGGCGGAAAAGTATATAAGGTCTGAGATGGAAAAACTCGCAAAAAGGGATATAAGATACAAACTTGCAAGTGAGAAGATGATAAAACATCTAAAGGGTAAGATCTAAATGTCTCAGCTGAGCAAAAATAACAAAACTGTAAAGGTCTATCAGCTTAAAGAGTATCTCAAAGATTATCCTAACAGGGTTGTTGCTGAGATATACTTAGAGGTTTTACAAAATTTTGATGATGATGAACTTGTTCCAGACCTTATTCTTGAGAATCTACTTCTCTCACCTGAAGACTTTAAAGAGGATGCCTGAGAGGAATGGAAGTTCTTAAAGACAACCATTTCAGAAAAACATTATTTGCCGGAATGGTAGGTAATGTTCTTGAGTGGTATGATTTCGTTGTCTACGGATTCTTAGCTGCCATTCTTGGAAAACTTTTCTTCCCTTCAGGTGATCCGACTGTTGAGCTTTTGAAATCGTTTGCCGTATTTGCTGTTGGATTCTTTGCAAGACCTGTAGGAGCACTTCTTTTTGGATATGTTGGCGACAGATTTGGCAGAAAAAGGTCCCTTATGATATCAATTCTCCTTATGGCTGGATCAACGACAGCCATAGGACTGCTTCCAACCTATGCACAGATAGGAATTTTAGCTCCTACATTACTTGTTATCTTGAAGATCATGCAGGGTCTTTCTGTTGGTGGTGAGTATACAACATCAGTATCATTTGTTGTTGAGCATGCACCTAAGAATAAAAGGGGATTTTTTGGAAGTGTTGCTATACTCGGAGCTGTTGTTGGAATCCTGCTTGGGTCTGCCTCAGGGGCTGTGATAACGAAGATTCTGTCGGAGGACGATCTTTACGGCTGGGGCTGGAGAATTCTATTTTTCACAGGGATATTACTTGGTTTTATAGGATATTACGTAAGAAGGAATATTGAGGAAACTCCCAAATTCAGAGAGCTTGAGGAGAAAAAAGCTGTTGATAAACACCCTGTCAGAGATCTTTTTAAAGAGGCAAAGTTAAAATTTTTCAAAACATTCTCTCTCAGCACTTTTCAGGCTGTAGGTTTCTACACAATATTTGTTTATATAGCAAACCATCTGTCTGTTTTTGTTAAATTTCCAAAAGCTACAGCTTTAACTATAAATACGATAAGTATGATCATCCTAGCTATCCTTATACCTCTTTTTGGGGTAATATCAGACAGGATAGGCAGAAAGCCTCTTATTCTGTTCTCAACAGGTATGACAGTTTTACTTTCCTATCCTCTTTTTGCTCTTCTTTCAAAAGGGGATTTTTATTCTGCTCTCATTTCACAGATTATATTTTCCCTTATAACAGCAGGATTTATGGCTATACTCCCAACAACACTCGTTGAGATATTCCCAACTAAGATAAGAAATACAGGCTACTCTCTCGGATACAACCTTCCTTTTGCCATATTCGGGGGAACAGCTCCTTTAATATCAACATATCTTATTAAAACTACAGGGGATATAAACTCCCCTGCATTTTATCTTATAGCAGCAGCGTTCCTTGCGTTTGTTGTTGGGATCACACTAAAAGAAACAGCCAAAGAGCCGCTTCAGTAATGAACACAAGGGTATTTATAGCAGAGCTTGTTCAGGATATACCATTATGGGTTGTTCTTTTTATGAGCGTTTACACAGAGTACCAGAATGACAGAATATTCTTTGCATCACTTGTCTTAGGTGTGTTAGCTACAGCTTATATTCTTTATCAGATGAAAAAGGGGAGTTACAGCTATGAGACCTTATTTGACAAGCCATCAGAAGCGTTGCCCTTTTTAATATACTCATTTTTCCTTCTTATACTCCTTATCATCCTCACATTTCAGGACAGGCTTTATATGGGAAGTATAATCTGGCTTTATGTTATATTAGGCTCCATTGGTGAGATGTTCTTTATGAGAAAGGACAGATCTGAGAAAAAATAACCTTGATTAAACTCTAACCCATTATTAGATTAAATCTCAGAAAATAATTTCAAAGGGAAGGTAAGTATGGAAGTATATGCCGGTCTTGCAGGTATTCCTGTAGTTAAATCATCTATAAGCTATATTGATGGAGAAAAGGGTGTATTAGAGTATCGGGGAATTCCCATTGAAGAGCTTGCAAAAAACTCAAACTTTTTAGAAACATCATATCTGCTCGTTTTTGGAAAGCTCCCTTCAAAAGAGGAGTATGAAAAGTTTGTCTCCGATGTAAAGGACAATCTATTTCTAGACAGATCAATAATCCAGTTTTTAAAAGATATACCTCCAGAAACACATCCTATGAAAGTTCTGCAGTCAATTATTCCTGTTCTTTCGGCTTTTGATGAAAACAAAGAGGTCCTTGATGAAAAACACCATTACTCAGCACTTGTAAATCTGTTAGGCAAAGTTCCAACTATTCTAGCCACATGGAAAAGAATAAAGGAAGGAAAAGAGATAGTTATGCCTGATCCTTCCCTTGATTATGGAGAGAACTTTCTTTATATGATATCTGGAAGAAAACCTGATAAATTGGAAGGAAGGATATTTGACAGATGTCTGATTTTACACGCCGAGCATACTATAAACGCTTCCACATTTACAGCTATAGTTGTTGTATCAAC is a window of Persephonella marina EX-H1 DNA encoding:
- a CDS encoding MFS transporter; translated protein: MEVLKDNHFRKTLFAGMVGNVLEWYDFVVYGFLAAILGKLFFPSGDPTVELLKSFAVFAVGFFARPVGALLFGYVGDRFGRKRSLMISILLMAGSTTAIGLLPTYAQIGILAPTLLVILKIMQGLSVGGEYTTSVSFVVEHAPKNKRGFFGSVAILGAVVGILLGSASGAVITKILSEDDLYGWGWRILFFTGILLGFIGYYVRRNIEETPKFRELEEKKAVDKHPVRDLFKEAKLKFFKTFSLSTFQAVGFYTIFVYIANHLSVFVKFPKATALTINTISMIILAILIPLFGVISDRIGRKPLILFSTGMTVLLSYPLFALLSKGDFYSALISQIIFSLITAGFMAILPTTLVEIFPTKIRNTGYSLGYNLPFAIFGGTAPLISTYLIKTTGDINSPAFYLIAAAFLAFVVGITLKETAKEPLQ
- a CDS encoding citrate/2-methylcitrate synthase, with the translated sequence MEVYAGLAGIPVVKSSISYIDGEKGVLEYRGIPIEELAKNSNFLETSYLLVFGKLPSKEEYEKFVSDVKDNLFLDRSIIQFLKDIPPETHPMKVLQSIIPVLSAFDENKEVLDEKHHYSALVNLLGKVPTILATWKRIKEGKEIVMPDPSLDYGENFLYMISGRKPDKLEGRIFDRCLILHAEHTINASTFTAIVVVSTLADFYSAVSSAVGSLSGRLHGGANERVYYMLNELKHINDIEGYVDQKLSRKERIMGFGHRVYKTYDPRAKIIKEMLDQILSLKGNNELVRIATELEKIVLDRLKGKKIYPNIDFYSGILYSLLGIPVEFYTPVFAMARISGWIAHCKEYIRENKLFRPTQIYDGGHNIRYLPLEKR